The Myroides fluvii region GGGGGATCCTTAGGGGGATTGATTTCTTTGTATGCAGGGTTGACCTATCCAGCAGTATTTGGTAAAGTAGGGGTTTTCTCTCCTTCGCTTTGGCAAGATCAACAACAGCTACAAGCTTATATGGATGGTTTTACATCAGCGCAAATTCAATTGGTACAACAACAGTACTATTTCTTCTATGCTGGTGGAAGAGAAAATCGCAAGATAGGGGAAGGGCAAGTGGTTCACATGGATCAAGATGTTCTAGCGCTCACCCAGCAGTTAAAAAAACGCTTTCAACTGCAACAAAATATAAAAATAGATCCAATGGGTAAACACGGAGCCTGGTATTGGCAACAAGCGTTTTCTTGGATGATAATAGAAAATAATCAATTTAATAGCAAAACACAATGAAATACACCAACCAAATTACTTTAGTAGGAGCCTGCATATTGGCTTTGTCCACAACAGCTGTTGCTCAAACAATTGACAAGAGCCAAGCCGTTGGAAAAGGATTATATGAATTGGCGTACAACAGCGGAGATAACGGAGTATACGTTGCGTCAGTTGTCGATTTTAAAAATAAAGAAGGAATCATTTACAAATTAGATGGCAATACTTTAGCGGTCGAAAAGGAGATTAATGTACAAGGAAATCCTGTATTTGGTATAGCGGTTAATGAAAAGACGCAAAAGTTGTACGGAACCAATACGATTACCAATGCAATGACCGTGGTACATTTAAAAACAGGAGAGGTTAAAGTTATTCCGGGTACGCATGAAAAAGGGCACAATAGAGAAATTGCTATTGATACAAGCACAAATACCATTTACGCCTCAGATACACAGGAAGAAGGGCGAATCTGGATAATCAACGGAGATAAAGATACTTTAGAAGGCTATATCGAAAATACGGGTGTTTTTACTGCAGGTTTAGCTTTCGATACTAAAACAAATAAATTGTATGCTACGAATATGGGCACAAATGAAGTAGCCATCATCGATCCAAAAACAAAAAAAGTAATCAAGAAATTTGCTTCTGGAGGAGAAAGTCCTATTAATGTGGCTATTGATGAAGAAGGACGCCGTTTATTCGTGACAAATTCTTCTACAGGATTGACTATTTTACATGCTGATTCAGGTGAGTTATTAAAAGTAGTGAAGTTCAAAGGGGGATCTTTGGGGGTGAAATATGCGCCAACAGCGAATAAAATCGTATTAGCAAACAGAGA contains the following coding sequences:
- a CDS encoding YncE family protein, giving the protein MKYTNQITLVGACILALSTTAVAQTIDKSQAVGKGLYELAYNSGDNGVYVASVVDFKNKEGIIYKLDGNTLAVEKEINVQGNPVFGIAVNEKTQKLYGTNTITNAMTVVHLKTGEVKVIPGTHEKGHNREIAIDTSTNTIYASDTQEEGRIWIINGDKDTLEGYIENTGVFTAGLAFDTKTNKLYATNMGTNEVAIIDPKTKKVIKKFASGGESPINVAIDEEGRRLFVTNSSTGLTILHADSGELLKVVKFKGGSLGVKYAPTANKIVLANRESGKTAIVDGKSYEVVKELETGSHPNTVAVNVKTGTVYITNKTKRMPKEDGKEPQVDTNGDIVSKIQL